From the genome of Terriglobales bacterium, one region includes:
- the thrC gene encoding threonine synthase, producing the protein MQRITSSAMANFVTGLRCVFCGSQFSTRVGYTCPHCGITGILDVQYDYPAIRKVLTRRKLAARADFTHWRYRELLPIGNGAALPALAVGWTPIVAAERLAKHIGVRELLIKDDGRNPTGSLKDRASSLGVVKAVEKRRKIIACASTGNAASSLAGMAASMGLRSAIFVPQRAPEPKVTQLLIFGATVLRVGGSYEQAYDLCQQSCERWDWYNRNCAINPYLVEGKKTVGLEIAEQLGWTPPEWLAMSVGDGCTIAGAWKAFREFKSLGLISRTPRMLGVQAAGAAPVTEAFRSHGAIKPIEPKTIADSIAVGVPRNWKKAVMAIEESGGTMINVEDDEILEAMNYTGRLTGVFAEPAAATAIAGLKRALREGMVPRSCRALAVVTGSGLKDVRAAQQAVKQPFEVPPDGRGLEDILARQGLIPAAHSVATS; encoded by the coding sequence TTGCAGCGCATCACCTCCTCGGCCATGGCGAACTTTGTCACCGGACTGCGCTGCGTCTTCTGCGGCTCGCAATTTTCCACCCGCGTCGGGTACACCTGTCCGCACTGCGGAATCACCGGAATTCTTGACGTTCAGTACGACTACCCTGCCATCCGAAAAGTCCTGACCCGTCGCAAGCTGGCCGCGCGCGCGGATTTCACTCACTGGCGCTACCGCGAACTGCTGCCCATCGGCAACGGTGCTGCGCTTCCCGCCCTGGCCGTGGGATGGACGCCCATCGTCGCTGCCGAGCGCCTGGCGAAGCATATTGGCGTCCGCGAACTGCTGATCAAGGACGACGGCCGCAATCCCACCGGATCTTTGAAAGACCGCGCCAGTTCGCTGGGCGTGGTGAAGGCGGTAGAGAAGCGTCGCAAGATCATTGCCTGCGCAAGCACGGGAAATGCCGCTTCGTCGCTGGCGGGCATGGCGGCAAGCATGGGATTGCGCAGCGCCATCTTCGTGCCGCAACGCGCACCCGAGCCCAAGGTAACGCAGTTGCTGATCTTCGGCGCGACGGTGCTGCGCGTCGGCGGCAGCTACGAGCAAGCCTATGATCTGTGCCAGCAATCTTGTGAGCGCTGGGATTGGTACAACCGCAACTGCGCGATCAATCCCTACCTGGTCGAGGGCAAGAAAACCGTCGGACTGGAAATCGCGGAACAGCTGGGCTGGACTCCGCCGGAGTGGCTGGCCATGTCGGTGGGCGATGGCTGCACCATTGCCGGCGCGTGGAAGGCATTTCGCGAATTCAAGAGCCTCGGCCTGATCTCGCGCACACCGCGCATGCTGGGCGTACAGGCTGCGGGCGCGGCGCCGGTGACGGAAGCTTTCCGCAGTCACGGGGCGATCAAGCCAATCGAGCCGAAGACGATTGCCGACAGCATCGCGGTCGGCGTGCCGCGGAACTGGAAGAAAGCTGTAATGGCGATCGAGGAATCCGGCGGCACTATGATCAACGTCGAGGACGACGAAATCCTGGAAGCCATGAACTATACCGGGCGCCTGACCGGCGTTTTCGCCGAACCTGCTGCCGCGACCGCCATCGCCGGGCTGAAGCGCGCGCTCCGCGAAGGCATGGTACCGCGCTCCTGCCGGGCTCTGGCAGTGGTGACCGGCAGTGGTCTGAAAGATGTCCGGGCCGCCCAACAGGCGGTGAAGCAGCCCTTCGAAGTTCCCCCGGACGGGCGCGGCCTGGAAGACATTCTCGCGCGACAGGGCCTGATTCCCGCCGCCCACTCCGTTGCCACTTCATGA
- a CDS encoding YceI family protein: MLRSLKLLFAAAGIAICFAATARAQELAVELDPATTRVDFVLGDVLHTVHGDFHLKNGTLRFDGRNGTASGQLIVDATTGESGSKGRDRKMHQQVLESAKYPDITFEAQRVVGKLQPAGTSQMEIDGLMTMHGQTHAMTASGPVQINGDQVSADLRFLVPYEQWGMKNPSTLFLRVSNKVEITVHAMGRLTPAVATAAQAGAASH; the protein is encoded by the coding sequence ATGTTACGCAGCCTGAAATTATTGTTTGCCGCGGCGGGGATCGCGATTTGTTTCGCGGCGACGGCCCGGGCGCAGGAATTGGCTGTCGAACTTGATCCTGCCACCACGCGCGTGGATTTCGTTCTCGGCGATGTGCTGCACACGGTCCACGGCGATTTTCACTTGAAGAACGGAACGCTGCGCTTTGACGGCCGGAACGGCACCGCGTCCGGGCAGTTAATCGTGGACGCAACGACGGGCGAAAGCGGCAGCAAGGGCCGCGACCGCAAAATGCACCAGCAGGTGCTGGAGAGCGCGAAATATCCCGACATCACCTTTGAGGCGCAGAGAGTAGTTGGCAAGCTGCAGCCGGCGGGAACGTCGCAGATGGAAATTGACGGATTGATGACCATGCATGGTCAGACGCACGCCATGACCGCTAGCGGGCCGGTGCAGATCAATGGAGATCAGGTGTCGGCCGACCTGCGATTCCTGGTGCCCTATGAACAGTGGGGAATGAAGAATCCAAGCACGCTGTTTTTGCGGGTGAGCAATAAAGTAGAAATCACGGTGCACGCCATGGGGCGACTCACGCCGGCCGTGGCGACGGCGGCGCAAGCGGGTGCGGCGAGCCACTGA